From Mobula hypostoma chromosome 8, sMobHyp1.1, whole genome shotgun sequence, the proteins below share one genomic window:
- the LOC134351166 gene encoding probable G-protein coupled receptor 139, with product MSQKDHEHTVNLLAILILSRGKCGLSKCITRYVVGMATADLMGIVFAVVLEQINNIYASFLLITPICTVTLVLRLATMDCSVWLTVAFTFDRCIAICSQKLREQYCTERIATVVIAIVGAGSCARCVPFYFKVDPFAIINNVPWRCISKPEYFTSVVWKAYQLFNGIITPLLPIGLMLSSNALTVSHIIAAYGVRRALQNSSQNQKDPEAQNRRKSIILLFALSANFILLWIPFIVYTMNWQVQNYFYTDRYLSTPTYMLQQFGLMLQFLCTCTNTCIYTQSQRKFREELKNGLKYLFTLNGRLYT from the exons ATGTCGCAGAAAGACCACGAACACACCG TTAATTTACTGGCGATTTTGATCTTGTCCCGGGGAAAATGCGGACTTTCCAAATGCATCACCCGTTACGTAGTGGGAATGGCAACAGCTGATTTAATGGGCATTGTTTTTGCTGTTGTACTGGAGCAGATCAATAATATTTATGCTAGCTTTTTGCTCATTACTCCGATTTGCACCGTGACACTTGTCCTGAGGCTCGCAACCATGGACTGTTCTGTTTGGCTCACGGTGGCTTTCACGTTCGATCGCTGCATCGCAATCTGCAGTCAAAAGCTGCGGGAACAATATTGCACCGAGAGAATAGCGACTGTGGTGATAGCAATTGTGGGTGCAGGAAGCTGTGCGAGGTGCGTTCCATTTTACTTTAAAGTGGACCCTTTTGCTATCATTAACAACGTACCCTGGCGCTGCATCAGCAAACCGGAATACTTCACGTCTGTAGTGTGGAAAGCCTACCAGTTGTTTAACGGCATCATTACACCGTTATTGCCAATCGGTCTAATGCTATCGTCCAATGCTTTAACAGTCAGTCATATTATAGCGGCATACGGAGTCCGCCGGGCACTCCAGAACAGCAGCCAGAATCAGAAGGACCCAGAGGCGCAGAACCGGAGAAAGTCAATAATTTTGTTATTTGCCCTGTCAGCCAACTTTATATTGTTGTGGATCCCCTTTATTGTATATACCATGAACTGGCAAGTGCAAAATTATTTCTACACAGATAGGTATTTGAGTACCCCGACATATATGCTGCAACAGTTTGGGCTGATGTTGCAATTTCTCTGTACCTGCACCAACACGTGCATCTACACACAGTCGCAGAGGAAATTCAGagaggagctgaagaatggactGAAATATCTGTTCACGCTGAATGGACGGCTTTATACATAA
- the LOC134351167 gene encoding probable G-protein coupled receptor 139 — translation MPTMLDRYESGERMLYVIIALIGVPVNFMAIVILSRGKCGLSSCTTRYLVAMAAADLLVIVTAVILLKINYHYFRGSFPDITPVCRVTTVLKYAATDCSVWFTVTFTFDRFVSICCQKLKNNYCSGKTAALVLTTTGILFFLKNVPRYFTRDPKEIVNNVPWFCTVIKSYFTDPWWVGYDWFDTVLTPFLPFSVILLLNALTVRHILVASRVRKGLKGQNKGENRSDPEMESRKRSLRSVILLFTISGSFILLWLTLVVNLVYYQVTGTGQGLNVSEWIFVDVGFLLRNFSCCTNTFIYMVTQSKFREQVKSAVKYPVIAVLQFINKTTR, via the exons ATGCCTACAATGCTGGATAGGTACGAGAGCGGGGAGAGAATGTTGTACGTAATCATTGCCCTTATTGGAGTTCCTG tgaACTTCATGGCCATTGTGATCCTGTCTCGGGGAAAATGCGGCCTGTCCTCCTGCACCACTCGCTATCTGGTGGCCATGGCAGCGGCCGATCTCTTGGTCATCGTCACTGCGGTCATTTTGCTCAAGATCAATTATCATTACTTTCGCGGGAGTTTCCCGGATATTACTCCTGTGTGCAGGGTTACAACTGTATTGAAGTACGCAGCCACAGActgttctgtctggttcaccgtcactttCACTTTTGATCGATTTGTCTCCATTTGTTGCCAGAAGCTGAAAAACAACTATTGCTCCGGGAAAACTGCGGCTTTGGTTCTCACAACAACCGGcattcttttctttttgaaaaaCGTTCCCCGCTACTTCACACGGGATCCCAAAGAAATTGTTAACAACGTACCGTGGTTCTGTACAGTGATAAAAAGTTATTTCACGGACCCTTGGTGGGTGGGATATGACTGGTTCGATACGGTTTTAACTCCGTTTCTCCCTTTCTCGGTAATTCTACTGCTCAACGCTTTGACGGTCAGACACATTTTAGTGGCCAGTCGGGTCCGTAAGGGGCTGAAGGGTCAGAACAAGGGGGAGAACCGCAGCGACCCGGAGATGGAGAGTAGGAAgagatccctt AGATCTGTCATTTTACTCTTCACCATCTCCGGCAGCTTCATCCTCCTGTGGCTGACGCTGGTCGTAAATCTGGTCTATTATCAGGTCACCGGAACAGGACAAGGGCTCAATGTTTCTGAATGGATCTTTGTAGACGTCGGGTTTTTGCTGAGGAATTTCAGCTGCTGTACAAACACATTCATTTACATGGTGACCCAGTCCAAGTTCAGGGAGCAAGTGAAGAGCGCGGTAAAATATCCGGTCATCGCAGTACTTCAGTTTATTAATAAAACCACGCGCTGA
- the LOC134350182 gene encoding zinc finger protein 239-like, which yields MPFTCSDCGKRFSYSSQLKSHQQIHTGEKPFTCSNCGKGFSQSSHLNTHQRVHTGERPFTCSDCGKRFSQSSQLKVHQRVHTGERPFTCPECGKGFSQSSQLKVHQRVHTGERPFTCPECGKGFSQSSQLLAHQSVHTGERPFICSDCGKGFTLSSHLLAHQSVHTGERPFTCSECGKGFSRSNQLKVHQRVHTGEKPFTCPDCGKGFSQFPQLKVHQRIHTGERSFTCSDCGKEFTQSSHFLAHQSVHTGEKPFTCSECGKGFSCLSQLKVHQRVHTGERPFTCSVCGKGFTQSSNLQTHQSVHTRERPFTCSECGKGFSRSSNLVKHYRVHTGKRVK from the coding sequence atgccgtttacctgctcagactgtgggaagagattttcTTACTCATCTCAATTGAAGTCACATCAgcaaattcacactggggagaagccgttcacttgctcaaactgtgggaagggattctctcAGTCTTCTCATCTGAAcacacatcagcgagttcacactggggagagaccattcacctgctcagactgtgggaagagattctctcAATCATcacaactgaaggtacatcagcgagttcacactggggagaggccattcacctgcccaGAGTGTGGCAAGGGATTCTCTCAGTCATcacaactgaaggtacatcagcgagttcacacaggggagaggccattcacctgtccagagtgtgggaagggattctctcagtcatcccaactactggcacaccagtcagttcacactggggagaggcctttcatctgctcagactgtgggaagggtttcACTCTGTCATCGCACctgctggcacaccagtcagttcacactggggagaggccgttcacctgctcagaatgtggaaaGGGATTCTCTCGGTCAaatcaactgaaggtacatcagcgagttcacacaggggagaagccattcacctgcccagattgtgggaagggattctctcAGTTCcctcaactgaaggtacaccagcgaattcacactggggagaggtcattcacctgctcagactgtgggaaggaattcactcaGTCATCGCACTTTTTGGCACACCAGtctgttcacactggggaaaagccattcacctgctcagaatgtggtaAGGGATTCTCTTGCttatctcaactgaaggtacatcagcgagttcacactggggagaggccattcacatgttccgtgtgtgggaagggattcactcagtcatccaacctacaaACACACCAATCAGTTCACAcgagggagaggccattcacctgctctgaatgtgggaaaggattctcTCGGTCATCCAACCTTGTGAAACACTaccgagttcacactgggaaAAGGGTTAAATAA